A region from the Leptospirillum ferriphilum ML-04 genome encodes:
- the dnaN gene encoding DNA polymerase III subunit beta: MEITVDQEAFLDGLQRVALLAERKNLVQIGSFILIEARDQKAILFATDNQTGGRFEVPCEVRTPGKTTVAGKKLHQLFRELPSGKVSLTRLENGSTRIERERLMYDLKGIDPEEYVGFPEIKADYSFLVSLEQIAGLIRKTLPFVLDDESKPMNGVLFHRVREGSTVRLNIVGTDGHRLHHGTVLLGEDAGYDLAGQTESRFILRKKTLQDLLHVLDLDLKSGSVSVEVVVNPKYATFRWGGFYYYTRLLGTPFPNYRDAFPSQFNLGIECSRSLLESSIRRMSLVSDKKAEIVFSWDARSLTLSTRNEEIGESTETLPVFLKGSPGSLVFNTDQIRTLLQVCQGETMRMDAVMDPDPAKSSSMPSIWSCAEEPDSRYVIMPLEAAD; this comes from the coding sequence ATGGAGATCACTGTCGACCAGGAAGCTTTTCTGGACGGACTGCAGAGAGTTGCCCTGCTGGCTGAACGGAAAAACCTGGTTCAGATCGGTTCTTTCATCCTGATTGAGGCTCGGGACCAGAAGGCTATTCTTTTTGCGACGGACAACCAGACAGGAGGAAGGTTCGAAGTTCCATGCGAAGTGCGGACTCCCGGGAAAACCACGGTGGCAGGAAAAAAACTTCATCAGCTGTTTCGGGAACTCCCCTCCGGAAAAGTCTCCCTGACAAGACTTGAGAACGGTTCGACCCGAATCGAGCGGGAACGGCTGATGTACGACCTGAAAGGGATTGATCCGGAAGAGTACGTCGGTTTTCCGGAGATCAAGGCGGATTATTCCTTCCTGGTGTCTCTGGAACAGATTGCGGGATTGATCCGGAAAACGTTGCCCTTTGTTCTGGATGACGAATCGAAGCCGATGAACGGAGTGCTTTTCCACAGGGTCCGCGAAGGCTCGACGGTGAGGTTGAATATTGTCGGCACAGACGGACACCGGCTTCATCATGGAACGGTGCTCCTCGGTGAAGATGCCGGCTATGATCTGGCTGGCCAGACAGAAAGCCGTTTTATTCTTCGGAAAAAGACCCTCCAGGATCTTCTGCATGTTCTGGATCTCGATCTTAAAAGCGGCTCTGTTTCCGTGGAAGTCGTTGTCAACCCGAAGTACGCGACGTTCCGGTGGGGAGGGTTTTATTACTATACGAGGCTTTTGGGAACGCCGTTTCCAAATTATCGCGATGCCTTTCCCTCCCAATTCAATCTCGGAATTGAATGCTCGCGGTCGCTGCTTGAATCCTCCATCCGCCGGATGTCCCTGGTTTCGGACAAGAAAGCAGAAATTGTTTTCTCCTGGGATGCCCGTTCCCTGACCCTTTCCACCCGAAACGAAGAGATCGGAGAATCAACGGAAACGTTGCCGGTGTTTTTAAAAGGTTCTCCCGGAAGCCTTGTTTTCAACACGGACCAAATTCGGACCCTTCTCCAGGTTTGCCAGGGAGAAACGATGCGTATGGACGCCGTGATGGATCCGGACCCGGCAAAGAGCTCCAGTATGCCTTCCATCTGGTCGTGTGCAGAGGAGCCCGATTCCCGATATGTTATTATGCCTCTCGAAGCTGCCGACTGA
- the dnaA gene encoding chromosomal replication initiator protein DnaA — protein MSQSLWNRVLERFCEFGSEPGALERDGILDLLKGAVLEGGKDGYSVLVGSSFIQRLVQNRYYKDLLTAFREVTQNPEISFDVLVQPENVPRKKRKVVRNSGPEGGLSPGKPVPLPLGEDRSPSWNSNLNPRYFFENYVVGVCNQFAHAAAFAIANNPSKAYNPFYLFGSVGLGKTHLVSAIGNCMIALYPSLKVLYITTESFLNEMVSAIKFNKMNEFRERYRKIDVLIMDDVQFLSGKERTQEELFYTFNALYENGKQIILSSDCMPNDIPTLEGRLKSRFGWGLIADIQIPDFETKVEILKGKMAQEKVDLPMDVVYFLANSIKSNIRELEGAMIRLGAYGNLMGKPITIEVARNLLSDLMPLSRESISVDRILQEVADYFKVLPKEIRSKKRHKTLVTARHVAVYLIRELTQKSYPEIGRELGGRDHSTAIYSFKMVEEKLESDPALTSDIVYLKKKLEQQG, from the coding sequence ATGAGTCAGTCTCTTTGGAATCGGGTTCTGGAGAGATTTTGCGAGTTCGGATCAGAGCCGGGGGCCCTTGAACGGGATGGTATTCTGGATCTGCTCAAGGGCGCTGTCCTTGAAGGGGGAAAAGACGGATATTCCGTGCTTGTGGGCAGTTCCTTCATTCAGCGTCTTGTCCAGAACCGTTATTACAAGGATCTCCTGACAGCTTTTCGGGAGGTGACCCAGAATCCGGAGATTTCTTTCGATGTCCTGGTTCAGCCGGAAAATGTTCCCCGCAAAAAAAGGAAAGTCGTCCGAAATTCCGGTCCGGAAGGGGGGCTTTCGCCGGGAAAACCGGTTCCGCTTCCCCTGGGAGAAGACCGCTCTCCCTCCTGGAACAGCAACCTGAATCCCCGCTATTTTTTTGAAAATTATGTCGTCGGGGTCTGTAACCAGTTTGCTCATGCCGCCGCTTTTGCGATCGCGAACAATCCTTCGAAAGCCTACAACCCTTTTTATCTTTTCGGTTCTGTCGGATTAGGAAAAACGCATCTGGTTTCAGCCATCGGAAACTGCATGATCGCCCTTTATCCTTCCCTCAAGGTTCTTTACATCACAACGGAATCTTTCCTGAATGAAATGGTGAGTGCGATAAAGTTCAATAAAATGAACGAATTTCGGGAACGATACCGGAAAATAGATGTTTTGATCATGGATGATGTTCAATTTTTGTCCGGCAAGGAAAGAACACAGGAAGAACTTTTCTATACATTCAATGCATTATATGAAAACGGAAAACAGATCATCCTCTCCAGTGATTGCATGCCGAATGACATCCCGACACTGGAAGGGAGATTGAAGTCCCGTTTTGGCTGGGGGTTGATTGCAGACATCCAGATTCCCGATTTTGAAACAAAAGTCGAGATTCTGAAGGGAAAAATGGCACAGGAAAAAGTGGATTTGCCAATGGACGTGGTCTATTTTCTGGCCAATTCCATCAAATCCAATATCCGCGAACTTGAAGGCGCCATGATACGGCTTGGGGCTTATGGAAACCTGATGGGAAAACCCATCACGATCGAGGTGGCAAGAAATCTGTTATCCGATCTGATGCCTCTGTCCCGGGAATCGATTTCTGTCGACCGTATTCTTCAGGAAGTCGCAGACTATTTTAAAGTTCTCCCCAAGGAAATCCGGTCGAAAAAACGGCATAAAACTCTGGTGACAGCCAGACATGTAGCGGTGTACCTTATTCGCGAACTGACGCAGAAATCCTATCCGGAAATTGGTCGTGAACTCGGAGGCCGGGATCACTCGACCGCGATCTATTCTTTTAAAATGGTGGAGGAAAAACTGGAATCTGATCCAGCGCTGACCTCCGACATTGTTTATCTCAAAAAAAAGCTCGAACAACAGGGCTAG